A DNA window from Theobroma cacao cultivar B97-61/B2 chromosome 5, Criollo_cocoa_genome_V2, whole genome shotgun sequence contains the following coding sequences:
- the LOC18600373 gene encoding F-box protein At1g55000 translates to MSCCCDQNDDESALTTPLSSSSSPTVTDSTATISPMNSHFSALTCRDTLRLIFEKLSLTDLARASCVCKAWNAVASDDEMVVEAFKAPWKLLEVVGKPSSGSFWRDNGIGKFAIWHRILRGESVASLAVKYSVQVMDIKRLNNMMSDHGIYSRERLLIPISNPDLLINGTCYIELDTYAKREVAVLYLDGKPDRKPGTLLNRVTSDRGKRRVIDSLKRSMQVDDGTAQYYLSISNGDPRAALSQFSSDLSWERQIGLA, encoded by the exons ATGAGCTGCTGCTGCGATCAAAACGACGACGAGTCAGCCCTCACGACCCCTCTCTCTTCCTCCTCGAGCCCCACCGTTACCGATTCGACCGCCACCATCTCCCCTATGAACTCCCATTTCTCAGCCCTGACGTGCCGCGACACTCTCCGACTCATCTTCGAGAAGCTCTCGCTCACCGATTTGGCACGTGCCAGCTGCGTTTGCAAGGCCTGGAATGCCGTCGCTTCCGATGACGAGATGGTCGTGGAGGCATTCAAGGCTCCTTGGAAGCTTCTGGAAGTGGTGGGGAAGCCGAGTTCTGGAAGTTTCTGGAGGGATAATGGGATTGGGAAGTTCGCTATCTGGCACCGGATTTTGAGAGGGGAGAGTGTTGCCAGCCTTGCTGTTAAGTACTCTGTTCAG GTTATGGACATAAAGCGCCTGAATAACATGATGAGTGACCATGGTATTTACTCACGAGAGAGGTTATTGATCCCTATAAGCAATCCCGACCTTCTTATAAATGGGACTTGCTACATAGAGTTGGATACCTACGCAAAGAGAGAAGTGGCAGTGCTGTATCTCGATGGCAAGCCTGACAGAAAGCCTGGAACATTGTTGAATAGGGTGACCTCTGATCGGGGCAAGAGAAGGGTAATTGACTCCTTAAAGAGAAGCATGCAAGTTGATGATGGAACTGCTCAATACTATCTGTCTATTTCAAATGGTGATCCCCGAGCTGCACTCTCTCAATTCTCTTCAGACCTCAGTTGGGAGAGGCAGATAGGCTTGGCCTAG
- the LOC18600374 gene encoding protein AUXIN RESPONSE 4 codes for MAIITEEQEPESPKTRENKKPPKKPTSNPNSKPSKPASNPNPNSQTQSPFAFWFYFTLTISLITFLFVSFSSLSPPDPKSWFLSLPSSLRQHYSNGRIIKVQTNPNQSPIEVFVTENGQFSSSENVVVVHGLGLSSFSYSEIIRLLGSKGVHVIALDLPGNGFSDKSRVEIEEGTNGVLGRFKEVYSLIQEKGIFWAFDQMVETGELPYEEIKSRVLVKKSVKVIALGSEEMGRVLGQVIETMGVAPVHLVLHDSAFVMAANWISENPRFIRSVTLIDTGLKPALPLWGLNIPVVGEVVLRFSFVFARLINLCCSKGIGWSELEAHRVLLKGWDARRAVVGIGKKLNYSFDVEEWGGLDGIKGMPMQVLWSSGWSDEWRKEGRRIAEALPKAKFVAHSGGRWPQGDAAGELAENVAQFVSSLPKTVRQVEEEPIPEHIQKMFDEAKDTDHHHHHHHHGQGHGHGHSAHGHDHAHAAGFMDAYGLGHTWGT; via the exons ATGGCGATCATAACAGAAGAGCAAGAGCCAGAATCACCCAAAACCAGAGAAAACAAGAAACCACCGAAGAAACCAACTTCAAATCCAAACTCAAAACCTTCAAAACCAGCTTCAAATCCTAACCCaaactcccaaactcaaaGCCCTTTTGCCTTCTGGTTCTACTTCACTCTCACTATTTCTCTCATCACTTTCCTTTTCgtctctttttcctctttgtcCCCACCAGACCCCAAATCCTGGTTCCTTTCTTTGCCTAGTTCCCTGCGCCAACACTACTCAAATGGTAGAATCATTAAGGTCCAAACGAACCCAAACCAATCACCAATTGAAGTTTTTGTTACTGAAAATGGTCAGTTTTCTTCATCTGAGAATGTTGTGGTTGTTCATGGCTTGGGGTTGAGTTCTTTTTCTTATAGTGAAATCATAAGACTTTTAGGCTCAAAAGGGGTTCATGTTATAGCCCTTGATTTGCCTGGAAATGGGTTTTCAGATAAATCAAGAGTAGAGATTGAAGAAGGAACAAATGGGGTTTTAGGGAGGTTTAAGGAAGTTTATAGTTTGATTCAAGAAAAGGGTATATTTTGGGCTTTTGATCAAATGGTTGAAACTGGTGAACTCCCTTATGAAGAGATAAAGTCTAGAGTTTTGGTTAAAAAGAGTGTCAAGGTTATTGCGTTGGGAAGTGAAGAGATGGGAAGGGTTTTGGGGCAGGTTATAGAAACAATGGGAGTAGCTCCTGTGCACTTAGTTTTACATGATTCTGCTTTTGTCATGGCTGCAAATTGGATTTCTGAGAATCCAAGGTTTATCAGAAGTGTAACTCTTATTGATACGGGACTAAAACCAGCTTTACCTTTGTGGGGTTTGAACATACCTGTGGTTGGTGAAGTTGTGTTGAGGTTTTCATTTGTGTTTGCAAGGTTGATAAACTTGTGTTGCTCAAAGGGGATTGGTTGGTCTGAGTTGGAGGCACATAGAGTGCTTTTGAAGGGATGGGATGCAAGAAGAGCAGTTGTGGGGATAGGGAAGAAGTTGAATTATAGTTTTGATGTAGAAGAATGGGGTGGTTTGGATGGTATAAAAGGTATGCCAATGCAGGTCCTTTGGTCTAGTGGTTGGTCAGACGAATGGAGGAAAGAGGGTCGACGGATCGCAGAGGCACTTCCTAAGGCAAAATTTGTTGCACATTCTGGAGGGCGATGGCCTCag GGAGATGCTGCTGGTGAACTAGCTGAGAATGTAGCTCAATTTGTATCTTCATTACCAAAAACAGTTAGACAGGTTGAGGAAGAGCCCATCCCTGAGCATATCCAGAAGATGTTTGATGAAGCAAAAGACACTgaccatcatcatcatcatcatcatcacggTCAAGGTCATGGCCATGGCCATTCTGCCCATGGTCATGATCATGCTCATGCAGCTGGTTTTATGGATGCATACGGGCTTGGTCACACATGGGGCACTTGA